One window of Mucilaginibacter inviolabilis genomic DNA carries:
- a CDS encoding oxidoreductase produces MEKKRVVLVTGASSGIGEATALLLANSGYIVYGAARRVEKMKHLELAGIHILPMDISNDESIVLAVNEVITKEGAIDILINNAGFGSFGAVEDVAMKDARYQIEVNVIGLARLSQLVLPYMRKQHYGKIINVTSIGGKMATPMGGWYHASKFAVEGLSDSLRMEVKQFGVDVILIEPGGVKTEWGTIAANYVSEISGNTAYKKMADKAKEMDAAQETYSEPIEIARVIKKAMEVSKPKARYSAGRLSGLILFLKRWLSDAAFDKFTMRRFK; encoded by the coding sequence ATGGAAAAGAAAAGAGTAGTATTGGTTACAGGGGCTTCGTCCGGCATCGGTGAGGCGACAGCCTTGTTGTTAGCCAATAGCGGATATATAGTATACGGTGCCGCACGCAGGGTCGAAAAAATGAAACACCTTGAATTAGCGGGTATTCACATTTTACCGATGGATATTTCCAATGACGAGTCGATAGTGCTTGCGGTAAACGAGGTCATCACGAAGGAAGGTGCGATTGATATCCTCATTAACAACGCCGGCTTTGGTTCTTTCGGCGCCGTGGAGGATGTCGCGATGAAAGATGCGCGCTATCAAATCGAAGTAAATGTGATCGGTCTTGCTAGGTTAAGCCAGTTGGTTTTACCTTACATGCGGAAACAACACTACGGAAAAATCATTAACGTTACTTCTATCGGCGGTAAAATGGCCACGCCTATGGGCGGATGGTACCATGCCAGTAAATTTGCCGTAGAGGGATTAAGCGATAGCCTGCGTATGGAAGTGAAGCAATTTGGTGTAGATGTTATCCTTATTGAGCCCGGAGGGGTAAAAACAGAATGGGGAACCATCGCGGCCAATTATGTTAGCGAAATTTCGGGCAATACTGCCTATAAAAAAATGGCAGATAAAGCCAAAGAGATGGATGCGGCACAGGAAACATATTCGGAGCCTATTGAAATTGCCAGGGTCATCAAAAAGGCGATGGAAGTTTCAAAACCTAAAGCACGATATTCCGCGGGGCGTTTATCGGGTTTAATCCTCTTTTTAAAAAGGTGGTTAAGCGACGCCGCTTTTGACAAATTTACCATGCGGCGTTTTAAATAA
- a CDS encoding helix-turn-helix domain-containing protein: MEQTERQYNIIMSTCPAVGHRGGEDLVPEHALAYRISGVSHTFIGDDMHVSGPGSIALARRNTLLKTIKYPERDSPPFRSIAVFLDQAILKKISMEENIIADNIYNGEPALDLSHSQFLKGYFESLIPFFNTGATLTPGLAELKTREAVTLLLQHNPGLKNMLFDFREPGKIDLEAFMHKNYVYHIPLAQFARLSGRSMTTFKRDFKKVFDGTPEQWIRNKRLERAHFLIAERKQSPVSVFAEVGFESLSHFSIAFKNHYGYNPSILTSG; the protein is encoded by the coding sequence ATGGAGCAAACTGAGCGTCAATACAATATCATTATGTCTACCTGTCCGGCGGTAGGGCATCGGGGAGGGGAAGACCTCGTACCTGAACATGCCCTGGCTTACCGGATCAGCGGGGTATCGCACACCTTTATAGGCGATGATATGCATGTTTCCGGACCCGGCTCTATAGCACTGGCCCGGCGCAATACCTTATTAAAAACGATCAAATACCCGGAGCGCGACAGTCCGCCGTTTCGATCTATAGCTGTTTTTCTGGATCAGGCCATTTTGAAGAAGATAAGCATGGAAGAAAATATTATAGCCGATAATATCTACAACGGAGAGCCGGCTCTGGATCTTAGCCATAGCCAGTTTTTGAAAGGATATTTCGAATCTTTAATTCCATTCTTCAACACAGGCGCCACATTAACACCCGGTTTGGCAGAACTAAAGACCCGGGAAGCTGTCACATTATTACTTCAGCATAACCCGGGCTTGAAAAATATGCTTTTTGATTTCCGTGAACCGGGTAAGATCGACCTGGAGGCATTTATGCACAAAAATTACGTTTATCATATCCCGCTTGCCCAATTTGCCCGGCTTTCTGGACGAAGTATGACCACATTTAAACGGGATTTCAAAAAAGTTTTTGACGGCACACCAGAACAATGGATCAGGAATAAAAGACTGGAGCGTGCACATTTTTTAATTGCAGAACGAAAGCAATCTCCTGTATCGGTATTCGCCGAAGTTGGCTTTGAAAGTCTTTCCCATTTTTCCATCGCCTTCAAAAATCACTATGGTTATAACCCATCAATATTGACTTCGGGTTAG
- a CDS encoding tetratricopeptide repeat protein, translating to MKIKLLMAGLLGLVSATTFAQKGELSTAKSEYDNYEGLRGAKATLAVATKSLATAKTSIDKAAANEKTSALPQTFALKGAIYAALAVQDTVAATSLPLFTTADESLKKAKELDTKGENKQVIDNAYLNLAQYQLTKGVAEYGAQKYDQAYHSFDYYRTVLPEDTNAIYYTGLAAANAKNYPAAITNYNKLVTTKYSKNAGVYMDLSSLYLANKDTTNALKSVSEGITKYPSNTDLRKREIEISLQTGKEKEVIQKIQAALTADPKNKTLYYYAGLTYSQTAEAIIKEQAKAKDAAAKNTLQQQKVENYDKAAEMYKKALEIDPNYFEANLNLGYVILNPAIDAYNAANKLPANKQKEYDAAIAKANAQFDLAKPYLVKAADLNPKSVDALTNLRTYYLGKKDNVNAEATKKKIDALNGQ from the coding sequence ATGAAAATCAAACTTTTGATGGCAGGCCTGTTAGGCTTAGTTTCAGCAACAACGTTTGCACAAAAAGGTGAATTGAGCACTGCAAAAAGTGAATATGACAACTACGAAGGACTAAGAGGAGCAAAAGCTACCTTAGCCGTGGCTACCAAAAGCCTTGCAACAGCCAAAACATCCATTGACAAAGCAGCTGCTAACGAAAAAACATCAGCCTTACCACAAACCTTTGCTTTAAAAGGAGCTATTTACGCTGCATTAGCTGTTCAGGATACTGTTGCGGCTACTTCATTGCCTTTATTTACAACTGCGGATGAGTCATTAAAAAAAGCCAAAGAACTGGATACCAAAGGCGAAAACAAACAAGTGATTGATAACGCTTATTTAAATCTGGCCCAATACCAGTTAACCAAAGGTGTTGCTGAATATGGTGCTCAAAAATACGATCAGGCTTATCATTCATTTGATTACTACCGTACCGTTTTACCAGAGGATACCAATGCTATTTACTATACAGGTTTAGCAGCGGCCAACGCCAAAAACTATCCGGCAGCCATCACCAATTACAACAAGCTGGTTACCACTAAATACTCCAAAAACGCGGGTGTTTATATGGATCTGTCATCACTTTATTTGGCTAATAAAGATACTACCAACGCGCTTAAATCTGTTAGCGAGGGTATAACCAAATATCCTTCAAATACCGATCTGCGTAAAAGAGAGATCGAAATAAGCCTGCAAACAGGAAAAGAAAAAGAAGTAATTCAAAAAATACAAGCCGCTTTAACTGCTGATCCTAAAAACAAAACTTTGTACTACTACGCAGGTTTAACTTACTCACAAACCGCCGAAGCTATTATTAAAGAACAAGCTAAAGCTAAAGACGCAGCAGCTAAAAACACTTTGCAACAGCAAAAAGTTGAAAATTATGATAAAGCTGCCGAGATGTACAAAAAAGCCCTGGAAATTGATCCAAACTATTTTGAAGCTAACTTAAACCTGGGCTATGTAATCCTTAACCCGGCAATTGATGCGTACAACGCTGCAAATAAATTACCGGCCAACAAACAAAAAGAATATGATGCCGCTATAGCTAAAGCTAACGCGCAATTTGATTTAGCAAAACCATATCTGGTAAAAGCAGCTGATCTGAATCCAAAATCTGTTGATGCCTTAACAAATCTTAGAACTTATTACTTAGGTAAAAAAGATAACGTTAATGCAGAAGCAACCAAAAAGAAAATTGACGCTTTAAACGGTCAATAA
- a CDS encoding tetratricopeptide repeat protein: MGYRKIILAVLISLMTTSFAFAQSEALKVVVNNLAYYKQKNDLKYLAAAKKSADSLIITKSDTADLEKNTYRALVNSSILYIDSLNKLNQPEKLLPETSTLVDKLSANKKEYKFQAEIDYAKRCLANVYIRKGFEFTNNSDFTKAREAFDNARKYAPNFKQINDYIAYSNNKAGNLVDAAKYYSRLLAVDSNRAEYIETASSIYKSLGDTSKALEILQKGRKVLPNDRFLLLDEANIYNNQKNYKALEPLIGPLLDINANNADIAFVAANCYDHLNKFDKAESLYLRTIELNGSAYDPVFNLGLLYLKQSANAKGGTEDQDIGRAVQWLEKANEISPNNVQGLKALQLVYAKTGNKDQLDKINSKLKQLTN, from the coding sequence ATGGGTTACCGTAAAATTATCCTGGCGGTTTTAATATCATTAATGACTACATCCTTTGCCTTTGCCCAAAGCGAAGCGTTAAAGGTTGTAGTTAATAATCTGGCTTATTACAAGCAGAAAAATGATCTTAAATACCTGGCAGCGGCCAAAAAATCGGCAGATAGCCTCATTATCACCAAATCTGATACGGCCGATCTCGAGAAAAACACCTACCGGGCATTGGTTAATTCGAGCATTCTTTACATAGATTCGCTTAATAAACTCAACCAGCCCGAGAAATTGTTACCAGAGACTTCAACCTTGGTTGATAAACTTTCGGCCAATAAAAAGGAATATAAATTTCAGGCAGAAATTGATTATGCCAAGCGCTGTTTAGCTAATGTTTACATCCGTAAGGGGTTTGAGTTTACCAACAATTCAGATTTCACCAAAGCCAGGGAAGCATTTGACAATGCACGCAAATATGCCCCAAATTTTAAGCAGATTAATGATTACATCGCTTATTCAAACAATAAGGCCGGTAACCTGGTAGATGCAGCCAAGTACTACAGCAGGTTATTAGCCGTTGACAGCAACAGGGCTGAATATATAGAAACAGCTTCCAGCATCTATAAATCGCTGGGAGATACATCCAAAGCTTTAGAGATACTTCAAAAGGGGAGGAAGGTGTTGCCGAATGATCGTTTCCTGTTACTTGACGAAGCCAACATTTATAATAATCAGAAAAATTATAAGGCCCTGGAGCCATTAATAGGCCCACTGCTTGACATTAATGCAAATAACGCCGATATTGCATTTGTAGCGGCTAATTGTTATGATCATTTAAATAAATTTGACAAAGCTGAATCACTTTATCTGCGTACAATTGAATTAAATGGATCTGCTTATGATCCCGTTTTTAATTTAGGCTTGCTTTATTTAAAACAAAGCGCCAACGCAAAAGGAGGGACCGAAGATCAGGACATAGGTCGCGCTGTACAATGGCTTGAAAAAGCTAACGAAATATCCCCTAATAATGTACAGGGCTTAAAAGCACTGCAACTGGTTTATGCTAAAACCGGTAATAAAGATCAACTAGATAAAATAAACAGTAAACTAAAACAGTTAACCAACTAA
- the gyrA gene encoding DNA gyrase subunit A, giving the protein MADDNSSKEDRIISINIDEEMRSAYIDYSMSVIVSRALPDVRDGLKPVHRRVLYGMLDLGLNNNKPYKKSARIVGEVMGKYHPHGDKSVYDTMVRMAQEWSLRYLLVEGQGNYGSIDGDEPAAMRYTEARLQKLAEEMLADINKDTIDFQLNFDDSLQEPTVLPSKFPNLLVNGASGIAVGMATNMAPHNLSEVVDATIALIDNRQIEVAELMKFVKGPDFPTGGIIYGFEGPREALETGRGRVVIRARAEIETHGSDRERIVVTEVPYQVNKALMIERTADLVNDKKLEGISSIRDESSREGIRIVYEIKREANAAIVLNNLFKYTALQTSFSVNNIALVNGRPMMLNLKDLIHHFVEHRHEVVVRRTKFELAEAEKRAHILEGLLIALDHLDEVIRLIRASQTPDEAREGLMSQFGLTDIQARAILDMTLRRLTGLERDKIKDEYAELMKLIDYLKSILNDEGLRMQIIKDELLEIKEKYGDERRTEMVHSSAEMQTEDFIEDEDVVITISREGYIKRTPLTEYRRQGRGGKGSIGSNSRDADFIEHLLVASNHNYMLFFTESGQCYWLRVFEIPEGTRTSKGRAIQNIINIPKEENIKAYIKLISLKDQNYLENNFIIMCTKKGTIKKTSLEAYSRPRANGINAININEGDSLLEATLTTGSSEIVMALQSGRAIRFNESTVRPMGRTATGVRGISLDSDNDEVVGMISINDAETTVLVVSEKGYGKRTDIDDYRVTNRGGKGVKTLNITEKTGNLVAIKGVTDKEDLMIINKSGIIIRIAVSELRTMGRATQGVRLITLKGNDEIASVAKIEHDEDEEAELDENAVNGAGDGDDAADNSEESSTETTE; this is encoded by the coding sequence ATGGCTGACGATAATTCAAGCAAGGAAGACAGAATAATTTCGATAAATATTGACGAGGAAATGCGATCGGCGTACATTGATTATTCAATGTCGGTGATTGTTTCCAGGGCATTACCAGATGTCCGCGACGGATTGAAACCTGTACACAGGCGTGTGTTATACGGCATGCTTGATCTGGGTTTAAATAACAACAAACCCTATAAAAAATCTGCCCGTATTGTAGGTGAAGTGATGGGTAAATATCACCCACACGGTGATAAATCTGTATATGATACCATGGTTCGTATGGCCCAGGAATGGAGCTTACGTTACCTGCTGGTTGAAGGCCAGGGTAACTACGGATCAATTGACGGTGATGAGCCTGCGGCTATGCGTTACACAGAAGCCCGCTTACAAAAGCTAGCCGAAGAGATGCTGGCCGATATCAACAAAGACACCATTGATTTTCAGTTAAACTTTGACGACTCCCTGCAGGAGCCAACCGTATTGCCATCCAAGTTCCCTAACCTGTTGGTTAACGGGGCATCCGGTATCGCGGTAGGTATGGCTACCAATATGGCGCCGCATAATTTGTCGGAAGTGGTTGATGCTACCATTGCATTGATCGATAACCGCCAGATAGAGGTTGCCGAATTGATGAAATTTGTAAAAGGTCCGGATTTTCCTACAGGTGGTATCATCTATGGTTTTGAAGGCCCGCGCGAAGCGCTGGAAACAGGTCGTGGCAGGGTAGTGATCCGCGCCAGGGCCGAGATTGAAACACATGGCAGCGACCGCGAACGCATTGTGGTAACCGAAGTACCTTACCAGGTAAACAAGGCGCTTATGATTGAGCGTACCGCCGATCTGGTGAATGATAAAAAACTGGAAGGCATATCTTCTATCCGGGACGAATCGAGCCGTGAAGGTATCCGTATAGTTTATGAAATTAAACGGGAGGCCAATGCAGCTATTGTATTGAATAACCTGTTCAAATATACCGCGCTGCAAACATCGTTCAGTGTAAACAACATCGCGCTGGTTAATGGCCGTCCGATGATGCTTAATCTGAAGGATCTGATCCACCATTTTGTAGAGCACAGGCATGAAGTTGTGGTACGCCGTACCAAATTTGAACTGGCCGAAGCAGAAAAACGCGCCCATATATTAGAAGGTTTACTGATTGCCCTCGATCACCTGGATGAAGTTATCCGCCTGATCCGTGCATCCCAGACACCTGACGAGGCCCGCGAAGGCTTAATGAGCCAGTTTGGCCTAACAGACATACAGGCCCGTGCCATATTGGATATGACGCTTCGCCGGTTAACCGGACTGGAACGTGATAAGATCAAGGATGAATATGCCGAGTTAATGAAGCTGATTGATTATTTAAAATCTATTTTAAATGATGAAGGCTTAAGAATGCAGATCATCAAAGATGAACTGTTAGAAATAAAAGAAAAATACGGTGATGAGCGCAGAACAGAAATGGTTCACTCATCGGCCGAAATGCAAACAGAAGACTTTATTGAGGATGAGGATGTGGTAATTACCATATCGCGCGAAGGTTACATCAAACGTACACCTTTAACAGAATATCGTCGTCAGGGCAGGGGTGGTAAAGGCTCAATCGGCAGTAACAGCCGTGATGCCGATTTTATTGAGCACCTATTAGTGGCTTCGAACCACAACTATATGTTGTTCTTTACCGAATCGGGCCAATGTTACTGGCTCCGGGTATTTGAAATTCCGGAAGGCACACGTACCTCAAAAGGGCGCGCTATCCAGAATATCATCAATATTCCTAAGGAAGAGAACATCAAGGCTTATATCAAACTGATTAGCCTTAAAGACCAGAATTACCTGGAGAACAACTTCATTATCATGTGTACCAAGAAAGGTACCATCAAAAAAACGTCGTTGGAAGCATACTCACGTCCGCGCGCTAACGGTATCAATGCCATCAACATCAACGAAGGCGATTCATTATTGGAAGCAACCCTAACTACAGGCAGCAGCGAAATAGTAATGGCATTACAATCGGGTAGGGCCATCCGCTTTAACGAGTCGACTGTTAGACCGATGGGACGTACCGCTACCGGTGTTCGCGGTATATCATTAGATAGCGACAACGACGAAGTAGTAGGCATGATCAGTATTAACGATGCAGAAACAACTGTTTTGGTAGTATCTGAAAAAGGTTATGGTAAACGTACCGATATTGACGACTACAGGGTAACCAATCGCGGCGGTAAAGGTGTAAAAACTTTAAATATTACCGAAAAAACCGGAAACCTTGTAGCCATAAAAGGTGTTACAGATAAAGAAGATTTGATGATCATCAACAAATCGGGCATTATTATACGTATCGCGGTTAGCGAGCTAAGAACCATGGGCCGTGCCACACAGGGCGTTAGATTGATTACTTTAAAAGGTAATGACGAGATAGCATCTGTTGCCAAAATTGAGCATGACGAGGATGAAGAAGCGGAATTGGATGAAAATGCAGTAAATGGAGCAGGCGATGGTGATGATGCAGCTGACAACAGCGAGGAATCAAGTACCGAAACTACTGAATAA